One stretch of Bombina bombina isolate aBomBom1 chromosome 7, aBomBom1.pri, whole genome shotgun sequence DNA includes these proteins:
- the LOC128635774 gene encoding RNA-binding protein 4B-like, which yields MVKIFVGGVSPSASPEELKKLFERYGQVNECDILKNYAFVHMEREQDAHLAIGELHKQEFYGSHLTVEYATSKIRNATKIYVGNVSSRATTSQIKELFEKFGKVVECDIVKNYAFVHMAKEREAMDAILRLNDTPLEDQKIFVTLSKSNNVSKNSKVVPTVVMATPSPAPPPAFYFHRGRLPAPPPPFPSYSPRSWYEREYYERYSYDFYDRSGLGARAAFDRSLTPAMMAAAAIPTVPFTAPPPPPPPSISGALAAAYRDRSPVGRTTAAAAVVAQYADPYGASQAYSQSFSQAYVSAFSQYSMEAAAYSPTEYYDKYANGYTSQYSQTY from the coding sequence ATGGTGAAGATTTTTGTGGGAGGAGTATCTCCATCTGCATCCCCTGAGGAATTAAAGAAACTCTTTGAGAggtatgggcaagtaaatgaatGTGACATCCTTAAAAATTATGCCTTTGTTCACATGGAAAGAGAACAGGATGCTCATCTTGCTATTGGTGAGCTACACAAACAGGAGTTCTACGGCTCCCACCTCACAGTGGAATACGCCACCTCCAAAATACGTAACGCTACCAAAATCTATGTGGGCAATGTCTCAAGTAGAGCAActacatcacaaataaaagaactttTTGAGAAGTTTGGCAAAGTAGTTGAGTGTGACATTGTTAAGAACTATGCCTTTGTGCACATGGCCAAAGAGAGAGAGGCTATGGATGCCATTTTACGCCTCAACGATACTCCTCTGGAAGATCAAAAGATATTTGTGACACTATCCAAAAGCAACAATGTCTCAAAAAATTCTAAGGTTGTGCCCACAGTTGTGATGGCAACTCCATCTCCTGCTCCCCCACCCGCTTTTTACTTCCACCGTGGACGTCTACCAGCACCTCCACCTCCCTTTCCATCTTACTCACCTCGTTCTTGGTACGAGAGGGAGTACTATGAGCGGTACTCCTATGACTTCTATGATAGGAGTGGACTGGGAGCTCGTGCTGCATTTGACAGGTCCCTAACTCCAGCAATGATGGCTGCTGCAGCCATTCCTACAGTTCCTTTTACAGCTCCTCCTCCTCCCCCACCACCATCCATTAGTGGAGCCTTGGCTGCTGCATACAGAGACAGAAGTCCTGTAGGAAGAACAACAGCTGCAGCAGCAGTTGTAGCACAATATGCAGATCCATATGGTGCCTCTCAAGCCTATAGCCAGAGCTTCAGTCAAGCTTAtgtctctgctttctctcagtacAGCATGGAAGCAGCGGCCTACAGTCCAACAGAATACTATGATAAATATGCCAATGGGTACACAAGCCAGTACAGCCAAACCTACTGA